The Pseudanabaena galeata CCNP1313 genome includes a region encoding these proteins:
- the ruvX gene encoding Holliday junction resolvase RuvX: protein MQYAALGLDVGRKRIGVAGCDRLGISVHGITTITRKSWDEDMAILRSLIVERDIDTLVVGLPYNMDGSLGHQAKHVQKFANGAAKQLGIAVEFVDERLTSYEAEEMMRSQGISTRHNKEMIDRKAAALILQQWLALKRQPTP from the coding sequence ATGCAATATGCAGCATTAGGGCTAGATGTCGGTAGAAAACGGATTGGGGTAGCAGGATGCGATCGCCTCGGTATATCTGTGCATGGCATCACCACAATTACTCGTAAATCATGGGATGAAGACATGGCAATCCTGCGATCGCTAATAGTCGAGCGCGATATTGACACGCTTGTGGTGGGCTTACCCTACAACATGGACGGCTCCCTCGGTCATCAAGCCAAACATGTCCAAAAATTTGCCAATGGTGCTGCCAAGCAATTAGGTATAGCTGTGGAATTTGTCGATGAGCGCTTAACCTCCTACGAAGCCGAAGAAATGATGCGATCGCAGGGCATTTCCACAAGACATAACAAGGAAATGATTGATCGCAAGGCGGCTGCCCTAATCTTGCAACAATGGCTAGCTCTCAAACGTCAACCAACCCCATAG
- a CDS encoding toxin-antitoxin system HicB family antitoxin yields MATLTIRLPDDKHLRLKKLAESQGLSVNKLIEELSTIALVEFDTHTRFKLLAAKGDRAIGLKLLDKLDSLTEYNRDYD; encoded by the coding sequence ATGGCAACCTTAACTATTCGCCTACCAGACGACAAACACCTCAGACTAAAAAAACTCGCAGAAAGTCAAGGCTTGAGCGTCAATAAACTCATTGAAGAACTCTCCACGATCGCCCTTGTCGAATTTGATACCCATACCAGATTTAAGCTGTTAGCAGCTAAAGGCGATCGGGCGATCGGGCTAAAACTACTTGATAAATTGGATTCCCTAACCGAATATAACAGAGATTATGATTAA
- a CDS encoding DUF3727 domain-containing protein, translated as MEGSTIVLKDDAGKSLPCTVETAFKVDSTEYLLLQPVDFSVQIFAWQETDDEEETELVDVTEEEIDLIFPVAQAVLAEQNLSLKRSAHTLTVEGELPEPTEDDIIEIDTEEDGNCGEFQELAHFYYEEQAFSVFTSLDPLMFIAKVGDDGQPEVLTPEEMAALEPYVEQYLDHVLSTEDAEEEF; from the coding sequence ATGGAAGGATCGACGATCGTACTTAAGGATGACGCAGGTAAGAGCTTGCCTTGCACTGTCGAAACCGCGTTTAAAGTGGACAGCACCGAATATTTGTTGCTGCAACCAGTAGACTTTTCTGTGCAAATCTTTGCATGGCAAGAAACCGATGACGAAGAAGAAACTGAATTAGTCGATGTCACCGAAGAGGAAATTGACCTAATTTTCCCAGTAGCTCAGGCGGTTTTAGCAGAACAAAATCTTTCACTAAAACGTTCGGCACATACATTGACGGTTGAAGGTGAATTACCTGAGCCAACTGAAGACGATATTATTGAGATCGATACCGAAGAAGATGGCAACTGTGGTGAATTTCAAGAACTAGCCCATTTCTACTACGAAGAGCAAGCTTTTTCTGTATTTACATCCCTCGATCCTCTGATGTTTATTGCTAAAGTTGGAGATGACGGTCAGCCTGAAGTCCTTACCCCTGAAGAAATGGCAGCCCTTGAGCCTTATGTGGAGCAATATCTAGACCATGTCCTCAGCACAGAAGATGCCGAAGAAGAGTTCTAA
- the mltG gene encoding endolytic transglycosylase MltG, whose translation MSSAQKMPKKSSNWLFYGVAVPLTILVTGIVSSSWWIWASAAPSNFGAKIRLTISDGMPTQAIAQELESAGVIRSALALRLWVTWQSLRSSESVALRSGTYDFATNQSLPEVVAQIQTAKSSEVRFTIPEGWSIAQMASLFEEQGFFAAKDFVIAAQRISPKRRTWLPDDIPSLEGFLFPDTYQILPSEATPDRIIDLMLNRFEEVALPLYQDNQSGNPKVKISLKDWVTLASIVEKEAVIESERQIISGVFWNRIKKNMRLESDPTVEYGLNIRQTPENPLTLDQVRTASPYNTYLNEGLPPGAIASVGLASLKATLDPATTDYLFFVAKFDGSHVFSRTFEEHEKALQAIDKKIQQKTPKQ comes from the coding sequence ATGTCCTCAGCACAGAAGATGCCGAAGAAGAGTTCTAACTGGCTATTTTATGGTGTTGCCGTTCCCTTAACTATCCTTGTTACTGGTATTGTCAGCAGTTCTTGGTGGATTTGGGCAAGTGCAGCACCTAGCAATTTTGGGGCGAAAATTCGATTAACGATATCCGATGGGATGCCAACACAAGCGATCGCCCAAGAGCTAGAATCCGCAGGCGTAATTCGTTCTGCTTTAGCTTTGCGTTTGTGGGTAACGTGGCAGTCGCTGCGAAGTAGTGAGTCAGTAGCCCTGCGATCGGGAACCTATGACTTTGCGACCAATCAATCATTACCAGAAGTTGTAGCTCAAATCCAGACAGCCAAATCTTCAGAAGTAAGATTTACGATTCCTGAAGGTTGGTCGATCGCGCAGATGGCAAGTTTATTTGAGGAGCAAGGCTTTTTTGCGGCTAAGGATTTTGTGATTGCGGCTCAGCGGATCAGTCCTAAGCGACGCACTTGGCTCCCTGATGACATTCCTAGTCTAGAAGGATTTCTCTTCCCTGACACTTATCAAATCTTGCCTTCGGAAGCGACACCTGATCGGATTATTGATTTGATGCTTAATCGCTTTGAAGAAGTGGCTTTACCGCTTTATCAAGACAATCAGTCTGGTAATCCGAAGGTCAAAATTAGCCTTAAAGATTGGGTTACTCTGGCAAGTATTGTGGAAAAAGAAGCAGTAATTGAATCAGAGCGGCAGATCATTTCTGGTGTTTTCTGGAATCGCATCAAAAAAAATATGCGTTTAGAGTCCGATCCTACGGTTGAATATGGCTTAAATATTCGCCAAACACCTGAAAATCCTCTTACCTTAGACCAAGTTCGTACTGCTTCACCCTATAACACTTATTTAAATGAAGGTTTGCCCCCTGGGGCGATCGCTTCAGTTGGATTAGCGAGTCTTAAGGCTACTCTTGATCCAGCGACTACCGATTACTTGTTTTTTGTGGCTAAGTTTGACGGCAGTCATGTATTTAGTCGTACTTTTGAGGAACACGAAAAAGCATTGCAAGCGATCGATAAAAAAATTCAGCAAAAAACACCTAAACAATAA
- a CDS encoding type II toxin-antitoxin system VapC family toxin → MSQQIILDASVFVSLIDRRDSYHNWAVRELAKISPPLITCEAVITETCFLLQRIPSSKEIIFSFIDKGVVQIPFHLDEENQSVEKLLVRYQNVPMSLADACLVRMSEIYENSAVLTLDSDFTIYRKHRNEKISVIMPDL, encoded by the coding sequence ATGAGCCAGCAAATTATTCTCGATGCTAGTGTTTTTGTGTCACTGATTGATCGTCGCGATTCTTATCATAATTGGGCAGTTCGCGAACTAGCCAAAATTTCACCACCATTAATCACCTGCGAAGCCGTCATCACCGAGACTTGCTTTTTACTCCAAAGGATACCTTCCAGCAAAGAGATCATCTTCTCTTTTATTGATAAAGGCGTTGTCCAGATTCCTTTTCATCTAGACGAAGAGAATCAAAGCGTAGAAAAACTTCTTGTCCGCTATCAAAATGTACCAATGTCCTTAGCAGATGCCTGCTTGGTGAGGATGTCAGAAATTTATGAGAATAGTGCTGTTCTGACATTAGACAGCGATTTCACAATTTATCGAAAACACCGCAACGAGAAGATTTCCGTAATTATGCCCGACTTGTAA
- a CDS encoding YlcI/YnfO family protein: MSRLTLRLPDTLHQQLIHLAESEGVSLNQYIVYALTRQSSVNYTVHPIPKQETNQQQSGFTDLLQKLGTASPTEIEIALVERETVEPEKELTPEIIAQFQQRLQSKEKVKR; the protein is encoded by the coding sequence ATGAGCCGATTAACCCTACGCTTACCAGATACACTACACCAACAACTAATCCATTTAGCAGAAAGTGAAGGAGTATCTTTAAATCAATACATTGTCTACGCTCTAACTCGTCAATCTTCTGTAAATTACACCGTTCACCCAATTCCCAAACAAGAAACTAATCAACAACAATCAGGCTTCACTGACCTTTTGCAAAAGCTAGGAACGGCATCTCCCACTGAAATAGAAATAGCATTAGTAGAACGAGAAACCGTTGAACCAGAAAAAGAACTAACCCCTGAAATCATTGCCCAATTTCAACAAAGACTCCAAAGCAAGGAAAAAGTAAAAAGGTAA
- a CDS encoding DUF5615 family PIN-like protein, giving the protein MAIALYMDENVPRQILLGLRLRGVDVLSVQEDQRSGDPDPLVLARANELQRVLFTRDDDFLAIAHQLLQEETNFIGIIYAAQQIASIGVCVRDLELIAKVSDLEDFTNHIQYLPL; this is encoded by the coding sequence AACGTACCGCGCCAAATTTTACTTGGATTGCGTCTGAGAGGAGTAGATGTACTTTCTGTTCAAGAAGATCAGCGATCGGGCGATCCAGACCCGCTAGTTTTAGCAAGAGCCAACGAGTTACAGAGAGTCTTATTCACCAGAGATGATGATTTTTTAGCGATCGCCCATCAACTTCTGCAAGAAGAGACTAACTTTATTGGCATTATTTACGCCGCACAACAAATTGCGAGTATAGGAGTTTGTGTAAGGGATTTAGAACTAATTGCCAAAGTTAGCGATTTGGAAGACTTTACTAATCATATCCAATACTTGCCTCTCTAG